Part of the Chromatiaceae bacterium genome is shown below.
GCGTCAGACGACTTCGGCATGTTCATCCGCACCGACAAGCCGGTCGAAGAGGGCTGTTTCGACGCACAGAACAAGCTGTGGTGGGACCGCAAGACCAACGGCCCGGTCGACGTACGCTGCGAGGGCTGCGACCCCTACCTGCTCGGCAGCTACGCGATCGACGGGCGACCGGTGAAGACCGCGTTCCAGATGCTCAAGGAACGGGTCGAGGAATACACGCCCGAATGGGCCGCCGGTATCACCGGTATCCCGGTCGAGACGATCAAGCGCCTCGCACACGAGATGGGCGTCACCGCGCGCGATCAGAAGATCGAGCTGCCGATCCAGTGGACCGACGTCTGGGGTCGCGAGCACGGCTCGGTGTTCGGCAACCCGGTCGCATTCCACTCGATGCGCGGACTGGCCGCGCATTCCAACGGCTTCCAGACGATCCGCGCACTCGGCGTCCTGATGACGATCCTGGGGACCATCGACCGTCCCGGGGGCTTCCGTCACAAGGCACCCTTCCCGCGCCCGATCCCACCCTGTCCGAAGCCGCCGAAGGGTCCTCAGGGCGTACAGCCGAACACGCCGCTGGACGGCATGCCACTGGGTTGGCCGGCCGACCCGAACGATCTGTTTGTCGACGATGAAGGTAATCCGGTACGCATCGACAAGGGGTTCTCCTGGGAGTATCCGCTGTCGGTGCACGGCCTGATGCACAACGTCATCACCAATGCCTGGCGCGGCGATCCCTACAAGATCGATACGCTGTTGCTGTTCATGGCGAACATGGCGTGGAACTCGTCGATGAACACCGCGAAGGTGCGCGAGATGCTGGTCGACAGGGACGACGACGGCGAGTACAAGATCCCGTTCATCATCGTGTGCGACGCCTTCCAGTCGGAGACGGTGGCGTTCGCCGACCTGGTGTTGCCCGATACGACCTACCTGGAACGCCACGACGCCCTGTCGATGCTCGATCGGCCGATCTCCGAGTTCGACGGGCCGGTCGATTCGGTGCGCATCCCGGTGGTCGCCCCGAAGGGTGAGTGCAAGCCATTCCAGGAGGTGCTGATCGAACTCGGTACGCGACTGGGATTGCCGGCGTTCGTCGACGACAAAGGCGCGCGCAAGTTTCGTGACTATCCGGATTTCATCATCAATTACGAGACTTCGCCGGGCTCCGGGATCGGTTTCCTCTCCGGCTGGCGCGGCAAGGGTGGCGAGAAGTTCCTGAAGGGCGAGCCGAACCCGCGCCAGTGGGAGATGTACGCCAAGAACAACTGCGTGTTCCACTACGAACTGCCCAAGTCGTACCAGTACATGCGCAACTGGAACAAGGGTTACCTGGAATGGGCGCGCGCGCACGGTATGACCCGCTACGCCGAACCGATCAACGTGCACATCTATTCCGAGGTCCTGCAGAAGTTCCGCCTGGCGGCACAGGGCAGGCGACCGGGCAAGCGACCGCCGGCGCACCTCGCCAAGCGTGTCGCGACCTATTTCGATCCACTGCCGTTCTATCACGAGCCGCTCGAGGTCGAACTGGTCGATACCCAGGAATACCCGCTGAACGCGCTGACCCAGCGACCGATGGCGATGTACCACTCGTGGGACAGCCAGAATGCCTGGTTGCGCCAGATCCATACCCACAACTACCTGTTCGTCAGTCCTCGCCTCGGTGCGGCGCAAGGCTTCGACGACGGCGACTGGGTATGGGTCGAATCGCCGCACGGCAAGGTGCGTTGCATGGCACGGTTCTCCGAATCGGTCGAGCCCGGCACCGTCTGGACCTGGAATGCGATCGGCAAGGCGTCGGGCGCCTGGGCGCTGCACCCGAAGGCGAACGAGTCGCAAAAGGGTTTCCTGTTGAATCACGTGATCGCCGAGGAGCTGCCCCCCAGCGAGGCCGGCGAACACCTGTCCAATTCAGACCCGGTGACCGGTCAGGCGGCGTGGTTCGATGTGCGCGTCAAGGTGTACAAGGCCGATGACAGCGAGCCGCAGGCGAGCTATCCGCAGTTCAAGCCGCAACGGCGTTTGCCCGGTCAGGACGCCAAGCGTGGTCGCTGGCAGGCGTACTTCGCCGGCGTGTTCCGCCGCAAGACGGGCATCGAGTAGGAAAGGAGCGAGCCGATGACACAATTGGCCCTGGTGATCGATCTGAACGTCTGCGTCGGTTGTCACGCCTGCGTGACCTCGTGCAAGGAGTGGAACACCTCCGGATGGGCCGGCCCGATGGTCGATCACCACCCGTACGACGCCGATCCGACCGGCACCTTCTTCAATCGCGTGCAGATGTTCGAGATCGGTGAGTTCCCGAAGACCGAGACCGTGCACTTCCCGAAGAGCTGCCTGCACTGCGAAGAGCCGCCCTGTGTCCCGGTATGTCCGACCGGTGCCTCGTACAAACGCGCGGACAACGGCGTGGTGCTGGTCGACTACGACAAGTGTATCGGCTGCAAGTACTGCTCCTGGGCCTGTCCGTACGGCGTGCGCGAACTCGACGAGCAGCAGAAGGTGATGAAGAAATGCACACTGTGCATCGACCGTATCACCGACCAGAGCCTGCCGGAGAAGGAGCGCAAACCGGCCTGCGTGCTGGCCTGCCCGACCACGGCGCGGCTGTTCGGCGATGTGCATGATCCGGATTCCGAGGTATCGATCGCGATCCGCGAGAACGGTGGCTACCAGCTGATGCCGGAGTGGGGCACGCAGCCGGCGAACCACTATCTGCCACGCCGCAAGACGCGCATCCAGATCTTCGACGACGAACTGGAACGCGCCGACAATCCGCTGAAGAAAGAGGCACCGCTGCCGGCCGCAGAGGGCGAGACCCTCGACGACGTGGCGTATTGATCGGGCCCCGGAGAAGACAACATGCATCCCGCGTTTTCCGTGATCTTTCTCACCACACTGATCGGTGCCGGGCAGGGGCTGTTCATGGCACTGGTCACCGGCCAGGTGTATTCACTCGCGAATCTGCTCGAGCCACAGGACAGCGTGAGCTTCTACGCCGCGGGTAGCATGCTGGCGCTGGTTCTGCTGGGTCTCGGCCTGATCGCCGCGGTGTTTCACCTCGGCAAACCGAGCTATTTTCTCACCCGCGCCTGGCGCGGAATCACCCAGTGGCGCACTTCGTGGCTGTCGCGCGAGTTGATCGCGCTGCCGGCATTCATGTTGCTGGTCGCGCTGTATGGCGGTGCACACTATTTCGGCCTGACCACGCCGTGGCTGGTGATCAAGGGTCAGCTGCCGATCGATGCCACGCTGGTACTCGGCACCCTGGGCGTCCTGTCGGCGATCGTGCTGTTCATCTGCACCGCGATGATCTACGCCAGCCTGCGTTTTCTGCAGGAATGGCACACGCCGTTGACGGTCGCGAACTTCATGCTGTTCGGGTTGGCGTCCGGTTTCACACTGGCGGCGGCGTTCTCGGCCTGGATCGGCGCGGCACTGGTGACCTTCTACGGTGTCTGGGCGGTGATCTTCACGGTACTCGGTGCGATCACGCGCGGTTTCTCGATGTACCGCAATGCGCGCATCAAGCACAAATCGACCCTGCAGACGGCGATCGGCGTGCGTCACACGAAGATCCGGCAGAAGTCGATGGGCTTCATGGGCGGCGCGTTCAACACCCGCGAGTTCTTCCACGGCGCGACCGGTGCGACGCTGGCGACGGTCAAGCTGTTCTTTCTCGCAACGGTGTTCCTGGTGCCGGTCGTGCTGCTCGGCACCTCGAACGTGCTCGAATCCGCGTACCTGCCGATGCTCGCGTTCGTCGTGCAGTACCTGGGGTTGATGGCGGAACGCTGGTATTTCTTTGCCGAGGCGCGGCATCCGCAGAATCTGTATTACCAGTCGGTTGCCTGACGCATCGGGTAGATTGGCTGGGGCGGTTTCGTTGCGCGCGGGCGGTTTTTGAGAGCGCTCGGCGGAGCGCGCCCGCGATCCTTTTCTTTGCGTGCCCAAAGAAAAGGACCCAAAAGAAAGGGCACCCGACGACTTGTCCCTCGCCGTAGGCGAGGGGTGCCCTGTGCTTCTCGCGTCGGGCGGCGCTCGGGAACTCGCTCCCTGGCGGTCGCTCAGACACCCCTCGCTTGGATCCGCCCGCCGCTGCGATGCTCGGCGGCGTCCAAGGGTCTCAGGGAGGCAGTGGCCGGTTACGCAGCACAGACCAAGCCTTGGGGTGCCCTTTTCTTTGGTTCGTTTCTTTTGGGCAAGCAGAAGAAATGAACAAGGTTTCAGTTTCGCCCTGGTGCGCTGAGCCCAGCGCATCAACAAGAATCCCCTCCAACATCACTCAACGAGACGTGCTTCGGGTAGAAGATCCCGCGTTGCCCCGGTGACCCCGAGCATGCCGCGGTACAATCTCCGCGATCCCAACAGACACTATAAGGACGCGGACCCGATGCGCCTGATCGAGATCGTCGCCGATGCCGGCCATACCGATACGCTGTCCGGGATTGCCGACCAGCACCAGATCACCGACTACTGGTGGGGTGCGTCGGCCGAGGACGGTCGTCGTTCGTTCCGCATGCTGGTCAACGACCAGCTACGCCAGACCGTGATGGATGCGCTGCAGAACGTGTTTGGTGGATCGGAAAACATCCGCATCGTCGTGCTGCCGGTGGACGCGGTGCTGCCACGCGAGCCCGAGGACCGCGAACTCGCCGCCGCAGCGACCCGCGAGGAGTTGTACAGCCAGATCGAGAAGGGGGTGCGGATCGACAGCAGTTTTCTGCTGCTGACCATCCTGTCGACCATCGTCGCGGCGATCGGGTTGATCGAGGACAACGTCGCGGTCGTCGTCGGTGCGATGGTGATCGCACCGTTGCTCGGGCCGAACATCGCGCTGGCGTTCGGTTCCACGCTGGGCGACGGCGCGCTGGTGTGGAAGGCGCTGCGTACCAGCCTGGTGGGCCTGGGCATTGCCTTTATGTTATCCCTGACGATCGGCCTGCTATGGCCGGTCGATGTCGCGCGCGGCGAGATGCTGGTCGCAAGCCGAGAGATACTGGCGCGCACCGACGTCGGGCTCGATGGGGTCGCGCTGGCGCTGGCCGCGGGGGCGGCCGCGGTGCTGTCGTTGACCACCGGTCTGTCGTCGACGCTGGTCGGCGTGATGGTCGCGGTTGCGTTGTTGCCGCCGACCGCGACCATGGGCATGTTGCTCGGTGCCGGCTACCAACAACTCGCCGTCGGCGCGGCCTTGCTGCTCGCCGTCAACGTCGTCAGCGTGATCGTCGCCGCCAAGATCGTGTTCATGATCAAGGGTGTCAGGCCGCGTACCTGGTATCAGCGCAGCAAGGCCCGCCAGTCGACGCTGATCTCCGGAGTCTTCTGGTTGGCGCTGCTGCTCGGCCTGTTGCTGATTGTCTATGCGCGCGACAAGGTAATGCTCTGACGGCGACGAAGGATAATTAGAAGATTGCACTTCGATCAGGTACAGCGATGACGACCCCGGAACTGCTTGCCCCGGCCGGCACCCTGCGCAACATGCGCTATGCGTTCGCCTATGGCGCGGACGCCGTGTATGCGGGCATGCCACGCTACAGCCTGCGCGTACGCAACAACGACTTCCGGGAGGACAACCTGCGGACCGGGATCGACGAGGCACACCGTCAGGGACGCAAGTTCTTCGTCGCGACCAACGTGATGCCTCACGGCGCCAAGTTGAAGACCTTCGTCGACGACATAGCGCCGGTGGTCGCGATGCGGCCCGATGCGTTGATCATGGCCGATCCGGGCCTGATCATGCTGGTACGCGAGCGCTGGCCGGAGATGCCGATCCATCTCTCGGTGCAGGCGAACACCGTGAACGCCGCCGGTGTCCGCTTCTGGCAATCGGTCGGCCTGACGCGCGTGATACTGTCGCGCGAACTGTCCCTCGACGAGGTGGCGGAGATACGCCAGGCCTGTCCCGACATGGAGATCGAGGTGTTCGTGCACGGCGCCTTGTGTATTGCCTACTCTGGGCGCTGCCTGCTGTCGGGTTACTTCAACCACCGTGACGCCAACCAGGGCACCTGCACCAATTCCTGTCGCTGGGATTACAAGATCGCGCGCGAGGATCTGGACGCCGTCGCGCAGGTCCCGGTCTCTGAGATCAGGCGTCATCCGCGCGCCGACGAGGTGTATTACCTCGAGGAGCGGGAACGTCCCGGTGAGTTCATGCCGATCTTCGAGGACGAACACGGCACCTACATCATGAATTCGCGCGATCTGCGTGCGGTCGAGCACGTCCAGCGCCTCACCGAGATCGGGGTCGACTGCCTGAAGATCGAGGGGCGCACCAAGTCGCACTATTACACGGCGCGCACCACCCAGGTATACCGTCGGGCGATCGATGACGCGGCGGCCGGGCGGGCGTTCGACCCGGGGCTGCTCGCCGAGCTCGAGCATCTGGCGAATCGCGGCTACACCGACGGTTTTTTCCAGCGTCACCCGAGCCAGGAGATGCAGAGCTACCGCGAAGGGGCGTCACGCAGCACCCGGTCACAGTTCGTCGCCGAGGTGACCGGGGTGGACGCCGCGAGCGGGCTCGCCGAGCTGGCGGTGAAGAACAAGTTCAGCGTCGGTGACGAGCTGGAACTGGTCACGCCGGGCGGGAACCGGCGGTTTCGGCTGCAGGTGTTGTTCGATCGCGCGGGCAATCCGCTCGACGAGGCGCCGGGCGGTGGCTGGACCGTGAGGGTTGCGCTGCCGGCGCCGGCCGACCCGATGGGGTTGCTGACACGGATTCTGGCGTAACGTCAAATAAGCGTCGCAATTCTTGTCATTGTTGGGAATCGCGTTTGTTCTTGATCCATATTAGGGAAATCGCTTGCCACCGCGCCTATGATCCGCCGCCTTAAGGCAAATCATGGTCTGTCAGGGGGGGCGGCGTGGTTATCCAGCGGATCAAAGGCAGCGCGACTGCAGTCGTATTAGTCGGCATCTTTTCTGGCGCTCATGCGACCAACGGCTATTCGCCGACCGGTTTCGGCGCGGCGAACAAGGGTATCGCGGGGGCCGGGGTCGCCCTGCCTCAGGATGCGCTGGCCGGTGCCACCAATCCGGCCGGGATGGTGCATGTTGGCGAGCGGCTGGACGTGGGGCTCGCGGTGTTCAATCCACACCGGGGATTCACCGCGGACGACAATGGCGCCGCGAACCCACCGCCGCCGAGCGTGCCGGCCGGCAGCTATGACAGTGAGAATGACCTGTTCCTGATCCCGCATTTCGGTTGGAACACGAAACTCACCGCGGACAGCAGTATCGGCGTGCTGCTCGGTGCCAACGGCGGCATGAACACCGAATACGACACCGCCGTGTGGCGCAATTTCAGCAACCCTGCAGGCACCGCGAGCGCACCGACCGGCGTCGACTTTGCGCAGATGTTCATCGGTGTGCCGTATGCGGTGCGGCTCAACGACAGTCACTCGTTTGGGGTGATGCCGATCGTTGCCGTGCAGCGCTTCAAGGCCGAGGGACTGGAACCGTTTCGCGCCTTCTCGGTGGCACCTACGAAGCTGACCAACAACGGGTATGACCTCTCCTGGGGATGGGGGTTGCGGGTCGGCTGGCTTGGCCAGATAAACGACCGGCTGGCACTCGGGGCGTCCGCGCAGACGCGACTGCGCATGCAGCGTTTCGATCGCTACGAGGGGTTGTTCGCCGAGCAGGGCGACTTCGATGTCCCGCCGACGGTCACCGCCGGCTTCAGCTTCGACGTCACGCCGGACCTGACCCTGGTGGGCGATTGGCAGCGGATTTTCTACGGCGAGGTGAAATCGCTGAGCAATCCGAACGATACCGTGATCGGACCCGATACGCTGCTGGGGTCGGACGATGGCCTGGGTTTTGGCTGGCGCGACATCGACATCTTCAAACTCGGGGTCGTTTGGCGCTACAGCCCGCAGTTGACGCTACGAGCCGGCGTGAGCCACGCCGACCAGCTGTTCAACAACGGTGAGGCCCTGTTCAACGTGCTCGCCCCGGCCACGGTGCGTACCCACGCCAGCCTCGGGATGACCTATCGGCTCGAAGACGGCAATGCGCTGACGCTGGCGTACACCCGCGCGTTCTTCGAGAGGATCGACGGTGTGAATCCGAATTTCACCGGCCCGCAGACCGGCAGCGCGCAGATGGACCAGCACGAACTGGAGCTCAGCTGGGCCTGGATCTTCGACTGAGCCGCGTGGCTCGGACGCGGCTATTCGGGCACCGCGTCGGCGCTCGACACCATGCACGCGAAGGCCTCACGGGCGGCGCTGCCGATGCGTGCACCGCGCAGCATGTCGCGCAGGGGTACGGCGAGTTCCGGCAGACTGAGCAGGTCGCGAATACCGTGTTCGAAGGCGGTCTGACCGCGCC
Proteins encoded:
- a CDS encoding outer membrane protein transport protein — translated: MQRIKGSATAVVLVGIFSGAHATNGYSPTGFGAANKGIAGAGVALPQDALAGATNPAGMVHVGERLDVGLAVFNPHRGFTADDNGAANPPPPSVPAGSYDSENDLFLIPHFGWNTKLTADSSIGVLLGANGGMNTEYDTAVWRNFSNPAGTASAPTGVDFAQMFIGVPYAVRLNDSHSFGVMPIVAVQRFKAEGLEPFRAFSVAPTKLTNNGYDLSWGWGLRVGWLGQINDRLALGASAQTRLRMQRFDRYEGLFAEQGDFDVPPTVTAGFSFDVTPDLTLVGDWQRIFYGEVKSLSNPNDTVIGPDTLLGSDDGLGFGWRDIDIFKLGVVWRYSPQLTLRAGVSHADQLFNNGEALFNVLAPATVRTHASLGMTYRLEDGNALTLAYTRAFFERIDGVNPNFTGPQTGSAQMDQHELELSWAWIFD
- a CDS encoding dimethyl sulfoxide reductase anchor subunit, which gives rise to MHPAFSVIFLTTLIGAGQGLFMALVTGQVYSLANLLEPQDSVSFYAAGSMLALVLLGLGLIAAVFHLGKPSYFLTRAWRGITQWRTSWLSRELIALPAFMLLVALYGGAHYFGLTTPWLVIKGQLPIDATLVLGTLGVLSAIVLFICTAMIYASLRFLQEWHTPLTVANFMLFGLASGFTLAAAFSAWIGAALVTFYGVWAVIFTVLGAITRGFSMYRNARIKHKSTLQTAIGVRHTKIRQKSMGFMGGAFNTREFFHGATGATLATVKLFFLATVFLVPVVLLGTSNVLESAYLPMLAFVVQYLGLMAERWYFFAEARHPQNLYYQSVA
- a CDS encoding tRNA 5-hydroxyuridine modification protein YegQ → MTTPELLAPAGTLRNMRYAFAYGADAVYAGMPRYSLRVRNNDFREDNLRTGIDEAHRQGRKFFVATNVMPHGAKLKTFVDDIAPVVAMRPDALIMADPGLIMLVRERWPEMPIHLSVQANTVNAAGVRFWQSVGLTRVILSRELSLDEVAEIRQACPDMEIEVFVHGALCIAYSGRCLLSGYFNHRDANQGTCTNSCRWDYKIAREDLDAVAQVPVSEIRRHPRADEVYYLEERERPGEFMPIFEDEHGTYIMNSRDLRAVEHVQRLTEIGVDCLKIEGRTKSHYYTARTTQVYRRAIDDAAAGRAFDPGLLAELEHLANRGYTDGFFQRHPSQEMQSYREGASRSTRSQFVAEVTGVDAASGLAELAVKNKFSVGDELELVTPGGNRRFRLQVLFDRAGNPLDEAPGGGWTVRVALPAPADPMGLLTRILA
- a CDS encoding TIGR00341 family protein; amino-acid sequence: MRLIEIVADAGHTDTLSGIADQHQITDYWWGASAEDGRRSFRMLVNDQLRQTVMDALQNVFGGSENIRIVVLPVDAVLPREPEDRELAAAATREELYSQIEKGVRIDSSFLLLTILSTIVAAIGLIEDNVAVVVGAMVIAPLLGPNIALAFGSTLGDGALVWKALRTSLVGLGIAFMLSLTIGLLWPVDVARGEMLVASREILARTDVGLDGVALALAAGAAAVLSLTTGLSSTLVGVMVAVALLPPTATMGMLLGAGYQQLAVGAALLLAVNVVSVIVAAKIVFMIKGVRPRTWYQRSKARQSTLISGVFWLALLLGLLLIVYARDKVML
- a CDS encoding 4Fe-4S dicluster domain-containing protein: MTQLALVIDLNVCVGCHACVTSCKEWNTSGWAGPMVDHHPYDADPTGTFFNRVQMFEIGEFPKTETVHFPKSCLHCEEPPCVPVCPTGASYKRADNGVVLVDYDKCIGCKYCSWACPYGVRELDEQQKVMKKCTLCIDRITDQSLPEKERKPACVLACPTTARLFGDVHDPDSEVSIAIRENGGYQLMPEWGTQPANHYLPRRKTRIQIFDDELERADNPLKKEAPLPAAEGETLDDVAY
- a CDS encoding molybdopterin-dependent oxidoreductase; protein product: MLDPRVQIGQDTGRTEVKNTTCYMCACRCGIRVTLRDGEVRHIEGNPDHPLNKGVICAKGASGIMKQYSPARLTRPLLRRTGGERGASDFEEISWERAFEIMHERLARLRAEDPKRFALFTGRDQMQALTGMFAKQFGTPNYAAHGGFCSVNMAAGLIYTIGGSFWEFGGPDLDRAKLFVMIGTAEDHHSNPLKIAISKFKRRGGRFISINPVRTGYSAIADEWVPIKPGTDGALLLAITHEIIKQGLYDREFLVDYTNAAELVNLDSASDDFGMFIRTDKPVEEGCFDAQNKLWWDRKTNGPVDVRCEGCDPYLLGSYAIDGRPVKTAFQMLKERVEEYTPEWAAGITGIPVETIKRLAHEMGVTARDQKIELPIQWTDVWGREHGSVFGNPVAFHSMRGLAAHSNGFQTIRALGVLMTILGTIDRPGGFRHKAPFPRPIPPCPKPPKGPQGVQPNTPLDGMPLGWPADPNDLFVDDEGNPVRIDKGFSWEYPLSVHGLMHNVITNAWRGDPYKIDTLLLFMANMAWNSSMNTAKVREMLVDRDDDGEYKIPFIIVCDAFQSETVAFADLVLPDTTYLERHDALSMLDRPISEFDGPVDSVRIPVVAPKGECKPFQEVLIELGTRLGLPAFVDDKGARKFRDYPDFIINYETSPGSGIGFLSGWRGKGGEKFLKGEPNPRQWEMYAKNNCVFHYELPKSYQYMRNWNKGYLEWARAHGMTRYAEPINVHIYSEVLQKFRLAAQGRRPGKRPPAHLAKRVATYFDPLPFYHEPLEVELVDTQEYPLNALTQRPMAMYHSWDSQNAWLRQIHTHNYLFVSPRLGAAQGFDDGDWVWVESPHGKVRCMARFSESVEPGTVWTWNAIGKASGAWALHPKANESQKGFLLNHVIAEELPPSEAGEHLSNSDPVTGQAAWFDVRVKVYKADDSEPQASYPQFKPQRRLPGQDAKRGRWQAYFAGVFRRKTGIE